From one Rattus norvegicus strain BN/NHsdMcwi chromosome 7, GRCr8, whole genome shotgun sequence genomic stretch:
- the Or10h28 gene encoding olfactory receptor 10H28, which produces MPGQNYSTISEFILFGFSAFPHQMLPALFLLYLLMYLFTLLGNLFIMAAIWTEHRLHTPMYLFLCALSISEILFTVVITPRMLSDLLSTHRSITFIACANQLFFSFTFGYTHSFLLVVMGYDRYVAICRPLHYHVLMSIQGCARLVAWSWAGGSLIGMTLTIVIFHLTFCDSNVIHHFLCHVFSLLKLACGEGTAFVTIAVILVCVTPLIGCLVFIVLSYIFIVAAILRIPSTEGRHKTFSTCASHLTVVIVHYGFASLIYLKSRGLHSLYTDTLMSTTYTVFTPFLSPIIFSLRNKELKNAINKSFYRNICQKSF; this is translated from the coding sequence ATGCCTGGTCAGAACTACAGCACCATCTCAGAATTTATCCTCTTTGGCTTCTCAGCCTTCCCACACCAGATGCTCcctgctctcttcctgctgtaCTTGCTGATGTATTTGTTCACACTCCTGGGGAACCTGTTCATCATGGCTGCTATCTGGACAGAACACAGactccacacacccatgtaccTCTTCCTGTGTGCCCTCTCCATCTCAGAAATTCTCTTCACTGTCGTCATCACGCCACGCATGCTGTCTGACTTGCTGTCCACCCATCGATCCATCACATTTATAGCTTGTGCTAACCAATTGTTTTTCTCCTTCACATTTGGCTACACTCACTCCTTCCTGCTCGTGGTCATGGGTTATGACCGCTATGTAGCCATCTGCCGCCCCCTGCATTACCATGTGCTCATGAGCATCCAAGGCTGTGCTCGTCTTGTGGCCTGGTCTTGGGCTGGTGGCTCACTCATTGGGATGACATTGACAATAGTAATTTTCCACCTTACCTTCTGTGACTCTAATGTGATCCATCACTTTCTCTGTCATGTGTTTTCCCTCTTAAAGTTGGCCTGTGGGGAAGGGACAGCCTTTGTTACTATTGCAGTGATCCTCGTGTGTGTCACACCCCTCATAGGATGCCTGGTCTTCATTGTCCTCTCTTATATATTTATTGTGGCTGCCATCTTGAGAATCCCCTCTACTGAGGGCCGGCACAAGACATTCTCCACATGTGCATCCCATCTCACTGTGGTGATTGTGCACTATGGCTTTGCCTCCCTTATTTACCTCAAGTCCAGGGGACTCCACTCACTCTACACTGATACGCTCATGTCCACCACCTATACGGTCTTCACCCCCTTCCTTAGTCCAATTATCTTCAGCCTCAGGAATAAGGAGCTGAAAAATGCTATAAATAAAAGCTTCTACAGGAATATCTGCCAAAAAAGTTTCTAA